One region of Wyeomyia smithii strain HCP4-BCI-WySm-NY-G18 chromosome 3, ASM2978416v1, whole genome shotgun sequence genomic DNA includes:
- the LOC129727031 gene encoding striatin-3 isoform X4 gives MLEYALKQERAKFHRLKYGVDPPMNDIKPPSDEPGIGTEVAPDPEVPYSSVSNITWRQGRQLLRQYLQEIGYTETILDIRSTRVRSLLGLNNNSEQEENVNPNINGGSENNKRASESQGRRTPAKKSQPSSMTEAMIMDSEAAVIANFEFLAQADAEMSDDDDLSDELGGENEETDMKTTKRKAKGVTMNDDDVDAEADEVINELNLLTEGEDNNLTECRKIDGGDLFVGYNKPTIPRHPTIPGITNDEEVDSSLGLGELAQLTVNNEAESTYEVSNTKEPYRKTWNAKYTLRSHFDGVRALAFHPQEPVLITASEDHTLKLWNLQKTVPAKKSASLDVEPLYTFRSHNGPVLCLAMSATGEQCYSGGLDGAINCWNLPNSNIDPYDSYDPEVMKCTLDGHTNAVWGLAVNHTKNSLVSCSADGTVKLWSPSGKIPQLNTTFTSETEGTPTSVDFVRDQTDRIVVAYSSTHCIIYDTETGRQVVKLEASQEMTGNVGKHINKVVSHPTLPITITAHEDRHIRFWDNTTGSLIHSMVAHLDAVTSLAIDAHGLYLLSGSHDCSIRLWHMDNKTCVQEITAHRKKFDESILDVAFHPSKPYIASAGADAIAKVFV, from the exons ATGTTGGAATATGCACTGAAGCAAGAAAGAGCGAAATTCCATCGGTTAAAATACGGTGTCGATCCACCCATGAACGATATTAAACCTCCTTCGGATGAGCCAGGTATCGGCACTGAAGTCGCACCAG ATCCCGAAGTACCGTACAGTTCTGTGTCCAACATAACATGGAGGCAAGGCAGACAATTACTGCGCCAATATCTACAAGAGATTGGATACACCGAAACAATTCTTGATATTCGTTCGACCCGAGTCCGTTCGTTACTAGGGCTGAACAACAACAGCGAACAAGAGGAGAATGTGAATCCGAATATCAACGGTGGAAGCGAAAACAACAAGCGTGCTAGTGAGTCACAAG GCCGCCGAACCCCGGCGAAAAAATCCCAACCATCTTCAATGACTGAAGCAATGATCATGGACTCAGAAGCAGCGGTCATAGCAAATTTTGAATTCCTGGCCCAAGCCGATGCTGAGATGTCCGATGATGATGATCTATCGGATGAACTTGGTGGCGAGAATGAAGAAACGGACATGAAAACGACAAAGCGAAAAGCCAAAGGTGTTACTATGAATGACG ATGATGTCGATGCAGAAGCGGATGAAGTAATCAATGAATTGAATCTGTTAACAGAAGGTGAGGACAACAATTTGACTGAATGCAGAAAAATTGACGGAGGGGATTTATTTGTTG GCTATAATAAACCCACCATACCTCGTCATCCCACGATACCAGGTATCACTAACGACGAGGAAGTGGATTCGTCCCTTGGACTAGGAGAATTGGCACAGCTGACTGTCAACAATGAAGCCGAATCGACATACGAGGTCTCAAATACGAAGGAGCCGTATCGCAAAACCTGGAATGCTAAGTACACACTCCGGTCGCACTTTGACGGAGTTCGTGCTTTGGCTTTCCATCCACAAGAACCAGTTCTGATAACTGCCTCTGAAGACCACACACTCAAGTTGTGGAATTTACAGAAAACCGTGCCAGCCAAAAAATCAGCTAGTCTCGATGTGGAACCTCTTTACACGTTTCGCTCGCATAACGGCCCGGTCTTATGCTTAGCAATGTCAGCGACCGGGGAACAGTGCTACTCAGGCGGTTTAGATGGCGCCATCAATTGTTGGAATTTACCAAATTCCAATATCGACCCGTATGACAGCTATGACCCTGAAGTCATGAAATGTACGCTGGACGGACACACAAATGCCGTATGGGGTTTGGCGGTAAATCACACAAAGAACAGCCTTGTATCATGTTCCGCTGATGGTACTGTTAAGTTATGGTCACCTTCTGGTAAGATTCCACAATTGAATACGACGTTCACCTCCGAAACTGAAGGCACCCCAACGTCGGTTGACTTCGTACGAGATCAAACAGATAGAATCGTGGTCGCCTATAGCAGTACTCATTGTATTATCTACGATACAGAAACCGGGCGGCAAGTAGTTAAACTGGAAGCAAGTCAAGAAATGACAGGAAATGTAGGGAAACACATCAACAAAGTGGTAAGCCATCCTACGCTACCGATTACAATTACGGCCCACGAAGATCGCCACATCCGTTTCTGGGACAACACAACCGGTTCTCTGATACATTCAATGGTGGCTCACCTGGATGCTGTCACCAGTCTAGCTATCGACGCTCATGGGTTGTATTTGCTGTCTGGCTCGCATGACTGCTCGATCCGATTGTGGCATATGGACAACAAGACGTGCGTACAGGAAATCACAGCACACCGCAAAAAGTTCGACGAAAGCATATTAGATGTCGCATTTCATCCATCAAAACCGTATATCGCTAGTGCCGGTGCTGATGCAATAGCTAAAGTGTTCGTTTAA